ATAGAGACCTCGTAAGCAGTTCTTATCTCTACTCTACCATCTTCCAATTTCTTTTGATAATCTCTACTTTGCACTCTTCCCCATATTTTTATGTTATCACCTATTTGAAATGTGCTTGCAAAACGGGCATTTCTCCCCCAAGCAATGCAAGGAATATAATCTGACTTCCCATACAGTCTGTTTACCGCGAGCAAAATATCTGTTATTTCCCTTCCTAAAGGCGTGGTGCGATACTGAGGTTTTTTGCACACATATCCATTTAAAAATATCTCATTGATATTCTTCGAAGGGTCAATACTCTCAACATTTTTAATGTCCCTTGCAAATACTGTTAAGATGAGTCTGTTTCCTACATTTGAAGGATTATTGTATGACCTAAACTGTCCTATTACCTCTACCGAACTTCCCTCTTCAAGATTTACATTGATTAAAAGTCTATCAGAAACTGTTACAATTAAAATATCCTTTTGCTGAGAAAGTCGGGGAACTTCAAGCTTAAATGTAAAAAATTTTTCACCAAAACTCTCATGACTAAAATTAAGTGAAGTAACAACCTTTCCACACAAGTAAACTCTGTTGTTTTCTAAAGGGTTTTGAGACATGACAAACACTCATCCTTTCGTACTTTTTTAGCCTATTTTTATACTATTCAACAAAGTAAATTTTTAGACATTCAAATTCAAACCACACAAACTTTTTAAAGTGGCAGAAATTACACAGACAGATATCCCCTCTTCCTCTTTTTGTAGATTTTCTTTTTCTTTTATTTCTTTCTCGGCAATAAT
The DNA window shown above is from Caldicellulosiruptor owensensis OL and carries:
- a CDS encoding single-stranded DNA-binding protein, with protein sequence MSQNPLENNRVYLCGKVVTSLNFSHESFGEKFFTFKLEVPRLSQQKDILIVTVSDRLLINVNLEEGSSVEVIGQFRSYNNPSNVGNRLILTVFARDIKNVESIDPSKNINEIFLNGYVCKKPQYRTTPLGREITDILLAVNRLYGKSDYIPCIAWGRNARFASTFQIGDNIKIWGRVQSRDYQKKLEDGRVEIRTAYEVSIFKLERVEKGENAN